The Penaeus monodon isolate SGIC_2016 chromosome 5, NSTDA_Pmon_1, whole genome shotgun sequence genome window below encodes:
- the LOC119573479 gene encoding uncharacterized protein LOC119573479 has protein sequence MKVISVDGRILLVRMKNTLGFISPVAVYAPTARSGLEEKEMFYTKLDLTGVLVDFNAVTGTDREGYELRIGPYGSGTRNINSSYLLDFARSGRLRIEGSWYQRRDLHRWTWYSNTGVVAKEIDHIPVDTRWRILQNCRAFRSAEFFATDHRLVVQH, from the coding sequence ATGAAGGTTATCTCTGTTGACGGGCGCATTCTGCTTGTGAGAATGAAGAACACCCTGGGTTTCATCTCTCCAGTGGCAGTGTACGCTCCTACTGCGAGAAGTGGGctcgaagagaaagagatgttctacaccaaacttgACTTGACCGGGGTATTGGTGGACTTCAATGCGGTCACTGGCACTGACAGGGAAGGATACGAGCTGCGCATCGGTCCCTATGGCTCTGGTACTAGGAATATCAATAGCTCATACCTCTTAGACTTTGCAAGATCTGGGAGGCTGAGGATTGAGGGTTCGTGGTACCAGAGACGAGATTTACACCGTTGGACTTGGTACTCCAATACTGGCGTTGTAGCTAAAGAGATCGACCATATTCCTGTGGATACTCGCTGGAGGATTCTTCAGAACTGTAGAGCTTTTAGGAGTGCTGAGTTCTTTGCTACCGACCACAGACTTGTTGTTCAACACTAA